The Cloacibacillus sp. An23 genome includes a window with the following:
- a CDS encoding DnaB-like helicase C-terminal domain-containing protein: protein MERPVSPLNIKQAGAKFNRPEAETLEQMCIALGEEAKWWASRGGKPTDIAKQLMTSVRMCGEPPFISAADVSQMAVNAFKALVAERRSMGAKSNDPALTEPNDMRAELKNMEAMIDYRTEQFHFGVHELDDAMGGGVMKGQIMSIIGNPGSMKTSLLLSGIETWVAESPTPVAFFSLDMDKPAIFERLMLREMRCGRHVLVDKYRAGAEEYKAAKERIGRRFSGRMTVLGNTDGPLWTIDTLARYVQFNVPGLLAIDYLTLLKKLGQSDYDTVNESMLMLKDLARQYRTAIVILSQMSMSSRREQAAGGMGGSARGGGIVNELADVEIELYRDMSNDPNDTMPKIIATITKTRSGIAGSSWKLDYNGPMMTFRGTAQRVFRKRKTQVFEDA, encoded by the coding sequence ATGGAAAGGCCAGTATCGCCGTTAAACATCAAGCAGGCGGGGGCGAAGTTCAACAGGCCTGAAGCGGAAACGCTCGAGCAAATGTGCATTGCGTTGGGCGAAGAGGCTAAGTGGTGGGCGAGCCGGGGCGGCAAGCCGACGGACATAGCGAAACAGCTTATGACTAGCGTTCGGATGTGCGGGGAGCCTCCGTTCATCTCTGCGGCCGATGTTTCGCAGATGGCGGTCAACGCTTTCAAGGCGCTAGTAGCCGAACGCCGCAGTATGGGCGCGAAAAGCAATGACCCGGCGCTGACTGAGCCCAACGACATGAGGGCTGAGCTGAAAAACATGGAGGCCATGATCGACTACCGCACGGAGCAGTTTCACTTCGGCGTTCACGAGCTCGACGACGCGATGGGAGGCGGTGTGATGAAGGGCCAGATTATGTCAATCATAGGCAACCCGGGCTCAATGAAAACGTCGCTTCTGCTTTCCGGGATTGAAACATGGGTAGCAGAAAGCCCCACACCAGTCGCGTTTTTTTCGCTGGACATGGATAAGCCCGCTATATTCGAGCGCCTTATGCTTAGGGAAATGCGCTGTGGGCGGCACGTGCTCGTAGACAAGTACCGAGCCGGCGCCGAAGAGTACAAAGCGGCGAAAGAACGCATAGGCAGGCGTTTCTCTGGGCGCATGACGGTGCTGGGCAACACAGACGGCCCCCTCTGGACGATAGACACGCTCGCGAGGTACGTGCAGTTCAATGTTCCGGGGCTCCTGGCTATTGATTATCTGACTCTGCTCAAGAAGCTTGGACAAAGCGACTATGACACCGTGAACGAATCTATGCTCATGCTGAAAGACCTCGCGCGCCAATACCGGACTGCGATAGTTATACTTTCGCAGATGTCTATGTCCTCGCGACGCGAACAGGCTGCTGGAGGAATGGGCGGTTCGGCCCGCGGCGGCGGCATCGTTAACGAGCTGGCGGACGTAGAAATTGAGCTGTACCGCGATATGTCAAACGACCCAAATGACACCATGCCGAAAATAATTGCAACAATCACGAAGACGCGCAGCGGAATAGCAGGCTCAAGTTGGAAGCTTGATTATAACGGCCCGATGATGACCTTCCGAGGAACGGCGCAGCGTGTGTTTCGTAAGCGCAAGACCCAGGTATTCGAGGATGCGTAA
- a CDS encoding YopX family protein, producing MREIKFRGKDAENGEWVYGDLCTLRAKDGEVTVNRLYKHEVSGLHVVISTPVDPTTVGQYTGLKDKNGVEVYEGDILSRNNAQFPMRGPVKYENGGFYFHDEESGFCQYLLPDIAKRGVLKELEVVGNIHDDAGLLNN from the coding sequence ATGCGAGAGATTAAATTCCGCGGCAAAGACGCAGAAAACGGCGAATGGGTATACGGAGACCTATGCACTCTGCGCGCGAAAGATGGTGAAGTCACTGTCAACCGCCTTTATAAGCATGAAGTATCTGGGCTACACGTTGTAATAAGCACTCCCGTTGACCCCACCACCGTAGGCCAGTACACGGGGCTGAAGGACAAGAACGGCGTAGAAGTCTACGAGGGCGACATACTGTCCCGCAACAATGCCCAGTTCCCAATGCGCGGCCCCGTTAAATACGAAAACGGCGGCTTTTACTTTCACGATGAAGAATCGGGATTTTGCCAATATCTGTTACCTGATATTGCAAAGCGGGGAGTGCTGAAAGAGTTAGAGGTCGTCGGCAACATACACGACGACGCGGGGCTGCTCAATAATTAG
- a CDS encoding DUF3310 domain-containing protein — protein sequence MNETTSTTHGGTAADATHYQTLAQQPIEIMQRLMTKEQFLGFCHGNVVKYALRCGHKDDPAKEMEKVRQYADWYVSAARGETIDPMKKAQVETIGPGCYLYAAPKAHGTEKSAEAPSPDPEQKSWIDCVKEFNKAYDVPTLPGPALRYVEYLDTLATQAELINEEINELNVAFDDWMGGGDAKVAILDAICDSIYVLIGLALKMGFNLDAAFREVHRSNMSKLGEDGKPIKRDDGKVLKGPNFTPPNLEPYI from the coding sequence ATGAACGAGACAACTAGCACCACCCACGGCGGCACTGCCGCAGACGCGACGCACTACCAGACACTCGCACAGCAGCCCATAGAGATAATGCAGCGGCTGATGACAAAAGAGCAGTTCCTCGGCTTTTGCCACGGTAACGTAGTCAAATATGCGCTCAGATGTGGGCATAAAGACGACCCCGCGAAAGAGATGGAGAAGGTCAGGCAGTACGCGGATTGGTACGTCAGTGCCGCGCGTGGCGAGACGATAGACCCGATGAAGAAGGCGCAAGTTGAAACGATTGGGCCGGGCTGCTATCTGTATGCCGCCCCAAAAGCACATGGGACGGAGAAATCCGCAGAAGCACCCTCACCCGACCCCGAGCAGAAATCATGGATTGACTGCGTAAAAGAATTCAACAAAGCCTACGACGTTCCGACTCTTCCCGGCCCGGCGCTCAGGTATGTTGAATACCTCGACACTCTTGCTACGCAGGCAGAACTTATAAATGAAGAGATTAACGAACTGAACGTTGCTTTTGACGACTGGATGGGAGGGGGAGACGCTAAGGTAGCAATCCTCGACGCCATCTGCGACAGCATCTATGTCCTAATCGGCCTCGCCCTCAAAATGGGCTTCAACCTCGATGCCGCGTTCAGAGAAGTCCACCGCTCAAACATGAGTAAGCTGGGCGAGGACGGTAAGCCTATCAAGCGGGACGACGGAAAAGTGTTGAAAGGCCCGAACTTCACGCCGCCCAACCTTGAACCGTATATCTAA
- a CDS encoding FAD-dependent thymidylate synthase, translating to MKTVIISGPHFVTEALFGIGLSYGLTSCIENVKDLERAECYDRLMQIARGLAHKTGGGHNKFLETITLTLDVKAPRYWWQEFDTYRVGVTKQSESTMHTIMARELEPSDFERGARADMLRVLNLTRSVYVNEANEKEKQRLFLDLKNDLPEGFLQRRIVCLNAKTLQNMYTQRKNHRLPEWHGFFDAIKEQMRGREYGEFVSFCVFGGADKCA from the coding sequence ATGAAAACAGTAATTATCAGCGGTCCACACTTCGTGACGGAAGCACTCTTCGGCATAGGGTTAAGCTACGGGCTTACGTCGTGCATTGAAAACGTGAAAGACCTTGAGCGCGCCGAGTGCTACGACCGGCTTATGCAGATAGCCCGCGGACTCGCACACAAAACAGGCGGCGGACACAACAAGTTTCTTGAGACGATAACGCTCACGCTTGACGTGAAGGCTCCGCGCTACTGGTGGCAAGAGTTCGACACATACCGTGTCGGCGTGACGAAGCAGAGCGAAAGCACCATGCACACGATTATGGCGCGCGAGCTTGAACCCTCAGACTTCGAGCGTGGGGCACGAGCCGATATGCTTCGCGTGCTGAACTTGACGCGCAGTGTTTATGTCAACGAGGCGAACGAGAAAGAGAAGCAAAGGCTCTTTCTTGACCTTAAAAACGACCTTCCCGAAGGCTTTCTCCAGCGTCGTATAGTCTGTCTCAATGCGAAGACCCTGCAAAACATGTACACACAGCGCAAAAATCACCGTCTGCCGGAGTGGCACGGCTTTTTCGACGCCATCAAAGAGCAGATGCGTGGACGGGAGTACGGCGAGTTTGTGAGCTTCTGCGTGTTCGGAGGCGCGGACAAATGCGCCTAA
- a CDS encoding single-stranded DNA-binding protein, producing the protein MSRDFNKVILTGRLARDPDVRTTQGGQKNARISLACGRERKDKTTGEKKAEAEFHPVMAWGFAADLLEKYCRKGKLILVEGRLHSYDYTDKNNVRKWVTEVVADNIILMPDSKNNGQAAGASASSTPAPAPAAQYYPGGSDATSLRGEMGFEDEFDSFPLDFSEIHGGDSDVSIPF; encoded by the coding sequence ATGAGCAGAGATTTTAACAAAGTCATTTTGACGGGGCGGCTCGCGAGAGACCCGGACGTGCGGACTACGCAGGGAGGGCAAAAGAACGCGCGCATATCGCTGGCGTGCGGGCGCGAGCGGAAGGACAAGACAACTGGAGAGAAAAAAGCCGAGGCGGAGTTTCACCCCGTCATGGCGTGGGGGTTCGCGGCGGATCTGCTCGAAAAGTACTGCCGCAAGGGCAAGCTGATACTTGTAGAGGGACGACTGCACTCTTACGACTACACAGACAAAAACAACGTGCGTAAATGGGTAACAGAGGTTGTCGCGGACAATATCATTCTTATGCCGGACAGCAAAAACAACGGGCAGGCGGCTGGGGCTTCGGCCTCTTCCACGCCAGCACCAGCACCCGCGGCTCAGTATTACCCGGGCGGCTCTGATGCGACATCGCTGCGCGGTGAGATGGGCTTCGAGGATGAGTTCGATTCGTTCCCACTAGATTTTTCTGAAATACATGGAGGCGATAGCGATGTGTCTATCCCATTCTGA
- a CDS encoding VRR-NUC domain-containing protein, with the protein MRIRRKAFSFDRDGYVPTEHEEQAQLIRMVNAAFPRDVAALLWAIPNGGGRHIKTAVDLKREGVRAGVPDLMFAYPHKGYAGLFIEMKRRKGGRISEEQKRYIELLRAQSYAVVVCKGCDEAFRAITSYLGRDAA; encoded by the coding sequence ATGAGGATAAGGCGCAAGGCATTCTCTTTTGACAGAGACGGATATGTTCCAACGGAGCACGAAGAGCAGGCGCAGCTAATCCGCATGGTAAACGCGGCGTTCCCGCGCGATGTGGCGGCTCTGCTTTGGGCTATCCCAAACGGCGGCGGACGGCACATCAAAACGGCGGTAGACCTCAAGCGCGAGGGCGTCCGCGCGGGCGTGCCAGACTTGATGTTCGCCTACCCTCACAAGGGGTACGCCGGGCTTTTCATCGAGATGAAGCGCCGGAAGGGCGGGCGCATCAGTGAAGAGCAGAAACGATATATCGAGCTTCTACGAGCGCAGAGCTACGCCGTCGTCGTCTGCAAAGGCTGCGACGAAGCTTTCCGCGCGATAACGTCTTACTTGGGGAGGGATGCGGCATGA
- a CDS encoding type II toxin-antitoxin system HicA family toxin: MKSWSSREVIKVLKKDGWVQVRSESTHKQFRHPTKKGTVTVPHPKKDLPYGTVKSIFTQAGIKF, encoded by the coding sequence ATGAAGAGTTGGTCTTCACGAGAAGTGATAAAGGTACTTAAAAAAGACGGATGGGTTCAGGTGAGGTCAGAAAGCACACACAAGCAATTCCGTCACCCAACGAAAAAGGGGACAGTTACGGTGCCTCACCCTAAAAAAGACCTACCGTATGGGACAGTAAAAAGTATCTTTACACAAGCGGGGATTAAATTTTAA
- a CDS encoding type II toxin-antitoxin system HicB family antitoxin, whose amino-acid sequence MAKDNYIYPAILDYADDGITITFPDLPGCVSCAKNDEEAYFMARDAMRGWLLVSEEYGDEIKEPTPLKDVALESNQRAMLVDVNLAFYREPHRNRAVKKTLTIPAWLNELAEKENVNFSYVLQNALRQQLNV is encoded by the coding sequence ATGGCAAAAGATAATTATATCTATCCTGCAATATTAGATTACGCGGATGACGGAATAACGATCACTTTCCCCGATTTGCCGGGGTGCGTATCGTGCGCGAAAAATGACGAGGAAGCCTATTTTATGGCGCGTGACGCGATGCGTGGCTGGCTGCTCGTCTCCGAGGAATACGGCGACGAGATAAAAGAGCCTACGCCGCTAAAGGACGTGGCTCTGGAAAGTAACCAGCGTGCTATGCTTGTCGATGTCAATCTTGCGTTTTACCGAGAGCCGCACCGCAATAGAGCCGTGAAGAAAACGTTAACAATCCCCGCGTGGCTGAATGAGCTTGCGGAGAAGGAGAACGTCAATTTTTCGTATGTTTTGCAAAACGCATTGAGACAACAGCTCAACGTATAA
- a CDS encoding DNA modification methylase, with translation MDIKKVKLSELKPDKKNARKHDKRNIEEIKRSLQKNPQYRPFVVQKSTGRILVGNGMYQAMKELGITEGWVEYRDLNDEDATVLALSDNRTAELADWDTAVLKNLLEEMGPDIDVPGWDTSEIEGLFSLPSDGVRTEIIEDEAPEPQSDTVSQLGDVWLLGQHRLMCGDSTKEGDVAVLMGGAMADMVFTDPPYNVDYSSKNTYLNAVAPGNRIQTPIENDNYADDGEIAEKIWGPAFANMRAYAAPHCSIYCTMPQGGAHMMMMMMMASAHWQVKHELIWLKNNHVLGRADYLYKHEPILFGWAEKHCFYGKGEFTKSVWEIPKPQKSDLHPTMKPVSLIVNALLNSSQVGEFVLDLFGGSGSTLIACEQTGRVCYMMELSPHYVDVIIRRWQALTGGKAIHEKTGEIFPG, from the coding sequence GTGGATATTAAAAAGGTTAAACTGTCGGAGTTAAAACCCGACAAAAAGAACGCGCGTAAGCACGACAAGCGCAACATTGAAGAAATTAAGAGAAGCCTACAGAAGAATCCTCAGTACCGTCCCTTTGTTGTGCAGAAAAGCACTGGGCGCATCCTTGTTGGGAACGGTATGTATCAGGCGATGAAGGAACTCGGCATCACCGAAGGCTGGGTCGAGTATCGAGACCTTAACGATGAAGACGCGACTGTGCTCGCACTCTCAGACAACCGGACGGCGGAGTTAGCCGACTGGGACACGGCGGTGCTCAAAAATCTATTGGAAGAAATGGGGCCGGATATAGATGTCCCAGGCTGGGATACGAGTGAAATTGAAGGGTTATTTAGCTTACCATCTGATGGCGTACGAACTGAAATCATAGAGGATGAAGCACCTGAACCGCAATCTGACACAGTATCGCAGCTGGGTGATGTATGGCTTCTCGGGCAGCACCGACTTATGTGCGGAGACAGCACAAAAGAGGGTGATGTGGCGGTATTGATGGGCGGGGCTATGGCAGACATGGTTTTTACAGACCCGCCGTACAATGTTGATTACTCGTCGAAAAACACATACCTGAATGCGGTTGCCCCTGGCAATCGCATTCAAACACCGATAGAAAATGACAATTATGCTGATGACGGCGAAATTGCAGAAAAGATATGGGGACCAGCGTTTGCAAATATGAGGGCATATGCCGCGCCGCATTGCTCTATTTACTGCACTATGCCGCAAGGTGGCGCACACATGATGATGATGATGATGATGGCTTCCGCCCATTGGCAGGTAAAGCATGAGCTGATATGGCTAAAAAATAATCATGTGCTTGGACGTGCCGATTACTTGTATAAACACGAACCTATTTTATTTGGCTGGGCAGAAAAGCATTGTTTTTACGGCAAAGGCGAATTTACAAAAAGCGTTTGGGAAATACCGAAACCGCAAAAAAGCGACTTGCATCCTACAATGAAACCTGTCAGCTTAATTGTCAACGCTTTATTGAACTCTTCGCAAGTTGGTGAGTTTGTTCTTGACCTTTTCGGCGGCTCAGGTTCAACACTCATAGCCTGCGAGCAGACTGGACGTGTATGCTACATGATGGAGCTGTCCCCGCATTACGTCGATGTTATCATTCGTCGCTGGCAGGCACTGACTGGTGGCAAAGCGATACATGAGAAAACAGGTGAGATATTTCCGGGATAG
- the terL gene encoding phage terminase large subunit: MRRSIAANSMSGFVRYTYPSYLMGWCHEEICLRLDRFLDDVRARRSPRLIICMPPRSGKSELASRRFPAYAFGREPNISVIAASYSADLASRINRDVQRIMDDAPYLSIFSDTRLPGANARTGRSGYVRNNDIFEIVGHNGSYRSAGVGGGINGMGADIMIIDDPFKSRAEADSPTIREKIWDWYTSTFYTRLAPGGGILVIATRWHMDDLTGRLIEAAKTGEGDQWEIVDYPAIATCDEAHRKKGEALHPERYPLDQLMRIKAAIGTRDWEALYQQHPTVEGGAVFRTEWLRLYNPADLPQSFDETIISWDMTFKEGDDKDFVVGQVWARKDARYFLLDQVRRQMDFVATMEAFVALSQKYPRALKKLVEDKANGPAVISALKSHVPGIVPIEPDGSKTARAYAVTPLFEAGNVYIPNPSWCQWAREYIDELTQFPTAAHDDQVDATTQALRQFTARPSIRINPSILQPRGLYRR, encoded by the coding sequence TTGCGCCGCAGCATTGCGGCTAACTCCATGTCCGGCTTCGTCCGCTATACATATCCGTCATATCTCATGGGCTGGTGCCACGAAGAGATATGCTTGCGGCTGGATAGGTTTCTCGACGATGTGCGGGCGCGGCGCTCTCCGCGCCTCATTATCTGTATGCCGCCGCGCTCTGGAAAGTCAGAACTGGCCTCGCGCCGCTTCCCGGCCTATGCGTTCGGACGCGAGCCGAACATCAGCGTTATAGCGGCGTCCTACTCGGCGGACTTGGCGTCGCGTATAAACCGCGACGTGCAGCGCATAATGGACGATGCTCCATACTTAAGCATCTTCTCTGACACGCGACTCCCAGGGGCTAACGCGAGGACGGGGCGCAGCGGCTACGTCCGCAACAATGACATATTCGAGATAGTCGGCCACAACGGCAGTTATCGCAGCGCGGGCGTCGGCGGCGGCATTAACGGAATGGGCGCTGACATTATGATAATCGACGACCCTTTCAAATCGCGCGCCGAGGCGGACAGCCCGACGATACGGGAAAAGATATGGGACTGGTACACCTCGACGTTTTACACGCGCCTCGCGCCCGGCGGCGGCATACTCGTCATAGCCACGCGCTGGCACATGGACGACCTTACGGGACGGCTTATCGAGGCCGCGAAGACAGGCGAGGGCGACCAGTGGGAGATAGTGGACTATCCCGCCATAGCGACGTGCGACGAAGCGCACCGCAAGAAGGGCGAGGCTCTTCACCCAGAGCGCTACCCGCTCGATCAGCTTATGCGCATCAAGGCCGCCATAGGCACGCGCGACTGGGAGGCGCTGTATCAGCAGCACCCGACAGTCGAGGGCGGCGCGGTGTTCCGCACTGAGTGGCTGAGGCTGTATAACCCGGCGGATCTGCCGCAGAGCTTCGACGAAACGATTATCTCATGGGATATGACCTTCAAAGAGGGCGACGACAAGGACTTCGTTGTCGGGCAGGTCTGGGCGCGCAAGGACGCGCGCTATTTCCTTCTCGACCAGGTGCGGCGGCAGATGGATTTTGTCGCCACTATGGAGGCGTTTGTCGCGTTGTCGCAGAAATACCCGCGCGCGCTAAAGAAGCTCGTTGAGGACAAGGCCAACGGCCCGGCGGTGATAAGCGCGCTCAAGTCTCACGTGCCGGGAATCGTGCCTATAGAGCCGGACGGTTCAAAGACGGCGCGGGCTTACGCGGTCACGCCGCTTTTCGAGGCTGGGAACGTATATATCCCCAATCCGTCATGGTGCCAGTGGGCGCGCGAGTATATAGACGAGCTGACGCAGTTCCCGACGGCTGCGCACGACGACCAGGTTGACGCTACGACGCAGGCGCTGAGGCAGTTCACGGCGCGCCCGTCTATCCGCATTAACCCCTCGATACTACAGCCGCGCGGACTATACAGGAGGTAA
- a CDS encoding DUF1073 domain-containing protein yields MSRKQRKPKAAYRTPSMKIAAEALSSRGAGAGVLTPGAIRAMFQPCETLGFRGADNARIAQGAALDSAGVYNLLQHTLCNGMLAYASQFVGYGVLSNLTQDGLIRSGVEMRADEMTRKWIELTYNGKDPAAQKEQEQEIDGGLNGSPFLSGGVVPVTPEAEGDSIIQTLNGEMEAFGLRRLFREAAAMSGYFGGCLAYIDVGDLTDEDLKTPLRLDADTFSQGSLRGFRLVEPFNIAPGFYNASNPVSASYFRPETWYVLGTEIHASRFLYFTENRPPTLLLPSYNFFGIPLAQIVLDAVTHFTSCREAEARLLTKFSLTVLKTDMQAVLAGGASGEIDKRIRYFVQMCDNDGVALIDKDMEDMIKLETPLSGVTDIVRQAMEIVAAMFGEPVVKLWGVTPGGLNATGDADMQNHYDHINSIQEKIFREPLKHALDILQLNKFGVIDDALTFTFPPLGDDDDKAVADTQLVKANTAATLFDRGIVSGEEVRKALAEDPKSQFTNIDPGAEVPEPDLALPMEGAQEPGRSDLDDRDFAGQVY; encoded by the coding sequence ATGAGCCGAAAACAACGAAAACCAAAGGCGGCATACCGAACGCCGTCGATGAAGATAGCCGCGGAGGCTTTGTCGTCTCGCGGCGCGGGCGCGGGCGTTCTCACCCCCGGCGCAATCCGCGCCATGTTTCAGCCGTGCGAGACGCTGGGCTTCCGCGGTGCCGATAACGCCAGGATTGCGCAGGGCGCGGCGCTCGACTCCGCAGGCGTGTACAACCTTTTGCAACACACGCTCTGCAACGGGATGCTCGCCTACGCGTCGCAGTTTGTGGGCTACGGCGTGCTGTCCAATCTCACGCAGGACGGGCTTATCCGCTCCGGCGTCGAGATGCGTGCCGACGAAATGACGCGCAAGTGGATAGAGCTGACGTACAACGGCAAAGACCCGGCGGCGCAGAAAGAGCAGGAGCAGGAAATAGACGGCGGGCTTAACGGCTCGCCTTTTTTGTCGGGCGGCGTTGTCCCGGTAACGCCGGAGGCAGAGGGCGACAGCATTATCCAGACGCTCAACGGCGAGATGGAGGCGTTCGGGCTGAGGCGGCTGTTCCGCGAGGCCGCCGCGATGAGCGGCTACTTCGGCGGCTGTCTGGCTTACATTGACGTGGGCGACCTGACCGACGAAGACCTCAAAACCCCGCTGCGTCTTGACGCCGACACGTTCTCGCAGGGCTCGCTGCGCGGCTTCCGTCTCGTCGAGCCGTTCAACATCGCGCCTGGCTTCTACAACGCGAGCAACCCGGTCTCTGCGAGTTACTTCCGGCCTGAGACGTGGTACGTGCTTGGCACGGAGATACACGCCTCGCGCTTCCTGTATTTCACCGAGAACCGCCCGCCGACGCTGCTGCTCCCGTCGTACAACTTCTTCGGCATCCCACTGGCGCAGATTGTGCTCGACGCGGTCACGCACTTCACGAGCTGCCGCGAGGCAGAAGCGAGGCTGCTTACCAAGTTCAGCCTGACCGTCCTCAAGACGGATATGCAGGCGGTGCTTGCAGGCGGCGCGAGCGGAGAGATTGACAAGCGCATAAGGTACTTCGTCCAGATGTGCGATAACGACGGCGTGGCGCTCATAGACAAGGACATGGAAGACATGATAAAGCTCGAAACTCCGCTCTCGGGCGTTACAGACATCGTGCGGCAGGCGATGGAGATAGTCGCGGCGATGTTCGGAGAGCCGGTCGTCAAGCTCTGGGGCGTCACCCCCGGTGGGCTAAACGCCACAGGCGACGCGGATATGCAGAACCATTACGACCATATCAACAGCATACAGGAGAAGATATTCCGTGAGCCGCTGAAACACGCGCTGGACATCTTACAGCTCAACAAGTTCGGCGTTATCGACGACGCTCTGACCTTCACCTTCCCGCCGCTCGGGGACGACGACGACAAGGCTGTAGCGGACACGCAGCTCGTCAAGGCCAACACTGCGGCGACGCTCTTCGACCGCGGCATCGTGAGCGGCGAGGAAGTACGCAAGGCGCTCGCGGAAGACCCGAAGAGCCAGTTTACAAACATAGACCCGGGCGCGGAAGTGCCGGAGCCAGACCTCGCGCTCCCGATGGAGGGCGCGCAGGAGCCCGGGCGCTCAGACCTTGACGACCGCGACTTCGCCGGACAGGTCTACTAG
- a CDS encoding phage minor head protein, with amino-acid sequence MAVKRTLRAVRPAAALEREYREKLDKLIDDMQRSVIWWMRAAYRRRENQITQDAGPARDLSQELQSVMRDWLKKYNEAAETLAQWFADKNSQHVRNSTREAFKAAGIAELFTVKFRYMSRHERDVLQSIIIENVNLIKSIPQHYFTEVQGLVQRCVQNGRDLGYLTDELGKRYQITRRRAAMIARDQTNKATENLSRARMQSLGITKGIWIHTSAGKTYRHTHVEMNGKEFDLSKGMYDSAVGREVFPGELVNCFPGNSKLYGLPFVEKLYRRFYRGELTELVTINGVVLRVTPNHPILTLEGWKAAGLVDCGDYIFQIGAKDRYVRELNRYGAIPTFENFFEAFVGHGASASIFGCAECDFHGDVSDGEIDVIDVNSFLTDKTKTSLFKKGREFGFTRSEVRGIAGVLSGGCVMTSLAMGHFSATSFTGSVSKRLSVFLGSLTIAELVCLFSISRGNPSSQNATTNDIAGTPKMAGNFQLAYAGLVHGYDLIFGDKCSIIGSSVSWNGESTLPNMNGEVVGADPQLFSNRFKHLTFGETFYRVVDKRVSEFSGHVYNLQTSLGWYIADHTVAHNCRCTYKPIIS; translated from the coding sequence ATGGCTGTTAAAAGGACGCTGAGGGCGGTACGTCCGGCTGCCGCGCTCGAGCGCGAGTACCGCGAGAAGCTGGACAAGCTTATAGACGACATGCAGCGCTCGGTCATCTGGTGGATGCGCGCTGCTTACCGCAGGCGCGAAAACCAGATAACGCAGGACGCGGGCCCGGCGCGCGACTTGTCGCAGGAGCTGCAGAGCGTCATGCGCGACTGGCTCAAAAAGTACAACGAGGCCGCTGAGACGCTCGCACAGTGGTTCGCGGATAAGAACTCGCAGCACGTGCGCAACTCCACGCGCGAGGCATTCAAGGCGGCGGGGATAGCCGAGCTGTTCACGGTCAAATTCCGCTACATGAGCCGCCACGAGCGCGACGTGCTGCAGTCTATCATCATTGAGAACGTCAATCTGATAAAGTCCATACCTCAGCACTATTTTACGGAGGTGCAGGGGCTTGTGCAGCGGTGCGTGCAGAACGGGCGAGACCTCGGCTATCTGACGGACGAGCTCGGCAAGCGCTACCAGATAACGCGCCGCCGCGCTGCAATGATAGCGCGCGACCAGACAAACAAGGCGACGGAGAACCTGTCCCGCGCGCGTATGCAGAGCCTCGGGATAACGAAAGGCATCTGGATACACACCAGCGCCGGGAAGACGTACCGGCATACGCACGTGGAGATGAACGGCAAGGAGTTCGACCTCTCCAAAGGCATGTACGACAGCGCGGTGGGGCGCGAGGTGTTCCCGGGGGAGCTGGTGAACTGCTTCCCAGGCAATTCAAAGTTGTATGGACTTCCGTTCGTAGAAAAGCTGTACAGGCGTTTTTACAGAGGCGAACTGACCGAGCTCGTTACGATAAACGGTGTAGTCCTTAGAGTAACACCGAATCATCCAATACTCACTCTTGAAGGGTGGAAGGCTGCCGGCCTCGTTGATTGCGGAGATTATATTTTCCAGATAGGCGCTAAGGACAGATACGTCAGAGAACTCAATCGTTATGGGGCTATACCCACATTCGAGAATTTTTTTGAGGCGTTTGTTGGACATGGTGCTTCTGCCTCGATATTTGGTTGTGCCGAGTGTGACTTCCACGGCGACGTGTCCGATGGCGAAATCGACGTTATAGATGTCAATAGCTTTTTGACGGACAAAACGAAAACCTCTTTGTTCAAGAAAGGACGCGAGTTCGGTTTCACCAGGTCCGAAGTGAGAGGCATTGCCGGTGTCCTCTCGGGAGGATGCGTAATGACATCGTTGGCTATGGGGCATTTCTCCGCGACGAGCTTCACGGGCAGCGTGAGTAAGCGCTTGTCTGTATTCCTCGGTAGTCTCACGATAGCGGAGCTTGTTTGCCTCTTTTCCATTTCTCGGGGTAATCCCAGCTCGCAGAATGCGACGACGAATGACATTGCGGGAACACCCAAAATGGCGGGCAATTTCCAGCTCGCTTACGCCGGACTTGTACATGGATATGACCTCATCTTCGGGGACAAGTGTTCTATCATCGGTTCGTCGGTTTCGTGGAATGGTGAATCCACGCTTCCTAACATGAATGGAGAGGTTGTCGGGGCAGACCCCCAGCTCTTCAGCAACCGTTTTAAGCATCTTACCTTCGGAGAGACGTTTTACCGCGTCGTTGATAAGCGCGTCAGTGAATTTTCTGGGCATGTTTATAACCTCCAGACTTCGCTAGGTTGGTATATCGCAGACCATACCGTTGCGCATAATTGCCGTTGTACTTATAAACCTATTATATCATAG